Proteins found in one Planococcus citri chromosome 2, ihPlaCitr1.1, whole genome shotgun sequence genomic segment:
- the LOC135837410 gene encoding uncharacterized protein LOC135837410, producing MQPGCYGYSISTASVFVLYSTLVINVVILTSLSFDDQANENLLGSDFQTKKRIILLQTILAVFATIMYFNSYTSAVMILWKFWVFGAILMTLFFDLMSAITTALHLTLENGLDHFWSMQESTKTAPNALYVLVISVIIFYFVFKLHVAIVLFNCGDNVTQDMWNNAYLVSDEDIERNIPSEQVTVLPTPPPQYDQCVLEWEKPPPYSSLLITGKS from the exons ATGCAGCCCGGCTGCTATGGATATTCGATTTCCACAGCTAGTGTGTTCGTACTTTATTCTACTTTG GTGATAAACGTCGTAATACTAACATCACTGAGTTTCGATGATCAGGCAAATGAAAACCTTCTAG GCAGTGATTTCCAAACGAAGAAACGCATCATTCTACTACAAACGATTCTAGCAGTATTCGCAACCATCATGTATTTCAACTCATACACTTCCGCCGTAATGATCTTATGgaaattttgggtttttggaGCAATCTTGATGacattatttttcgatttgatgTCGGCTATTACGACGGCACTTCATCTAACCCTAGAAAATGGATTAGATCACTTCTGGTCCATGCAAGAATCCACCAAGACAGCACCTAATGCTCTGTATGTTTTAGTGATCTCAGtgattattttctattttg TTTTCAAACTACACGTCGCCATTGTATTATTCAATTGCGGAGATAATGTCACTCAAGATATGTGGAATAATGCGTATCTCGTAAGCGATGAAGATATTGAACGTAATATTCCCAGTGAGCAGGTAACTGTCCTGCCTACACCTCCTCCTCAGTACGATCAATGTGTACTGGAATGGGAAAAACCACCTCCGTATTCATCGTTGCTGATTACTggcaagagttga